One window of the Chanodichthys erythropterus isolate Z2021 chromosome 2, ASM2448905v1, whole genome shotgun sequence genome contains the following:
- the LOC137029419 gene encoding adenosine receptor A1-like: MGVSVRLCLSAGSSAAVAGTRKWSTSACLKLCLSLVGSVGSIVVTPVSVLLNLRSSRCLYTCIAMVSCPLLVRQFTVCLLLLLTLNTHLQWRLGNRYAGLVTRRRVLCSVLLCWVISVITAFGQFIISNSSYAWGISENDDTAGLGMDEWPEENYTTPALPPKRPYPQDRSVIGQFLPYGGFLSKFLVEDKENFTYAEIHGSHWGVCATDTMLSPLFLVYVYAITVFVIPLLVLLAVYLDLMCLTPQQVPASSSFSQKQSSVWSRSLALSVSLLVMLCLPLHITHALLLFAPSATRPGWTSLTASVLFQTYSVVPPLLFTNTSQQPGMECSLLSVPNLTSRVITSRVKSVGSAFSSVEDYGHPGPTPKGKGPPGM; the protein is encoded by the exons ATGGGAGTGAGTGTGCGGTTGTGCTTGTCTGCTGGTTCTTCTGCAGCTGTGGCAGGAACTAGAAAGTGGAGCACATCTGCATGCCTGAAACTTTGCCTCAGTTTGGTTGGGTCAGTGGGCAGTATTGTGGTCACTCCTGTGTCTGTGCTATTAAACCTGAGGAGTTCCCGGTGCCTGTACACCTGTATCGCCATGGTCTCCTGCCCCCTACTGGTCAGGCAGTTCACTGTGTGCCTTCTGCTTCTACTCACCCTTAACACACACCTGCAGTGGCGCCTGGGGAACAG ATATGCAGGCTTAGTGACTCGCAGGCGGGTTTTGTGCTCAGTGCTGCTCTGCTGGGTCATTTCCGTGATCACCGCCTTCGGCCAGTTCATCATTTCCAACTCTTCTTATGCTTGGGGAATTTCTGAGAACGACGATACGGCTGGACTCGGGATGGATGAATGGCCTGAAGAAAATTACACCACCCCAGCCCTCCCTCCCAAACGGCCCTACCCCCAGGATCGCTCTGTTATCGGCCAATTCTTGCCTTATGGAGGTTTTCTATCCAAGTTTCTGGTGGAGGACAAGGAGAACTTTACTTATGCAGAGATCCACGGCAGCCACTGGGGCGTCTGTGCCACCGACACCATGCTCAGTCCGCTTTTCCTTGTGTATGTTTACGCTATCACCGTGTTTGTTATTCCTCTGTTGGTTCTGTTGGCCGTGTATCTGGACTTGATGTGCTTAACGCCACAGCAGGTTCCTGCAAGCTCCTCATTTTCTCAGAAACAAAGCTCAGTGTGGTCTCGCTCCTTGGCTCTCTCCGTTTCTCTCCTGGTAATGCTTTGCCTGCCCCTGCACATCACCCACGCTTTGTTACTCTTCGCCCCGAGTGCCACTAGACCCGGCTGGACCTCTCTGACAGCCTCTGTTCTTTTCCAGACGTATAGCGTAGTGCCCCCACTCCTCTTCACCAACACCTCTCAGCAGCCAGGCATGGAGTGCTCCTTGTTATCCGTGCCCAACCTGACCTCAAGGGTTATCACCTCTCGAGTCAAATCTGTGGGGAGTGCTTTCAGTTCAGTGGAAGATTACGGTCACCCTGGGCCAACACCGAAAGGCAAAGGACCTCCAGGGATGTGA
- the rps19 gene encoding 40S ribosomal protein S19 yields MPGGGVTVKDVNQQEFVRALAAFLKKSGKLKVPDWVDIVKLAKHKELAPCDENWFYIRAASTVRHLYLRGGVGVGSMTKIYGGRKRNGVCPSHFSVGSKNVARKVLQALEGLKMVEKDPNGGRRLTPQGTRDLDRIAGQVAAASKKS; encoded by the exons ATGCCAGGCGGTGGTGTAACAGTGAAAGACGTCAACCAGCAGGAGTTTGTCCGCGCGCTGGCAGCTTTCCTCAAGAA GTCGGGGAAGCTGAAGGTGCCGGACTGGGTTGACATTGTCAAGCTGGCCAAGCATAAAGAGCTGGCTCCCTGCGATGAGAACTGGTTCTACATCAGAGCTG CCTCCACAGTGCGTCACCTGTACCTGCGTGGAGGTGTTGGTGTGGGCTCTATGACCAAGATCTACGGCGGGCGTAAGAGGAATGGTGTGTGCCCCTCTCACTTCAGCGTGGGTTCTAAGAACGTGGCCCGTAAAGTGCTCCAGGCCCTTGAGGGTCTCAAGATGGTGGAGAAAGACCCAAATGG TGGGCGTAGACTGACCCCTCAGGGGACCAGAGACCTGGACAGAATTGCTGGGCAG GTTGCTGCTGCAAGCAAGAAATCATGA